From the genome of Aricia agestis chromosome 9, ilAriAges1.1, whole genome shotgun sequence, one region includes:
- the LOC121730144 gene encoding tumor protein D54 isoform X3, with product MSGVQTAEEVTANSGAGDIHTPDELAGLTPEQAEQLRAEWSRELARVEEEIATLRTVLQSKIRQSSELKRKLGITVWKEITEDVNQGIKNVKESHVYKTVETRVAALTQAVTESPIYQKTESVIKTTAEKTTSIFGGITAGVTSKLGQMRNSESFRSIEERVGSAYDNVKGKVTSRSSSTQSFDEALRDSRVASGATSPTIPEGKPLP from the exons CCGAGGAAGTGACCGCCAACTCCGGCGCCGGGGACATCCACACCCCGGACGAGCTCGCCGGGTTGACGCCTGAGCAGGCGGAGCAGCTGCGGGCCGAGTGGAGCCGCGAGCTTGCCAGGGTTGAGGAGGAGATTGCGACGCTGCGCACCGTGTTGCAGAGCAAA aTTCGCCAGAGCTCGGAGTTGAAACGCAAGCTGGGGATCACAGTGTGGAAGGAGATTACCGAAGACGTTAACCAGGGTATAAAGAATGTGAAAGAAAGCCAtgt TTACAAAACGGTAGAAACTCGGGTGGCTGCGCTTACACAGGCTGTAACTGAATCACCCAT ATACCAAAAAACCGAATCTGTGATAAAGACGACGGCGGAGAAGACGACGTCGATATTCGGCGGGATAACGGCCGGCGTGACCAGCAAGCTCGGCCAGATGCGCAACTCCGAGTCCTTCCGCTCCATAGAGGAGCGCGTCGGCTCCGCTTACGACAATGTCAAG GGTAAAGTAACATCTCGCTCGAGTTCGACGCAGAGTTTCGACGAGGCACTGCGCGACAGCCGCGTCGCGAGCGGCGCCACCTCGCCCACCATCCCCGAGGGCAAACCGCTGCCTTAG